The genomic stretch GCTTGAGCTTGGCGACTTCAAAGGTCTTGGTGGCCAGCTTGATGCCCTCGATCAGCAGCATGCGGGTATCGGTGATCATGCCGTCCAGGTTGCCGCGGCAGAGCTTGTTCCATTCGGTGGCCGCGCGGGTCACGCCCCCCTTGTAGCGCGGCGCGCCCGGCGCCAGTTCGCTGCGGGCCAGCACCATGGCCGCGGCGCCGGAACCCAGCGTGAGGGTGGCCATCTCGCTGCGGAAGTCCTCTTCGGTGACGTCAGCGCGGGTCATGCGCTCGAGCGTCTTCTCGTAGGCCATGTTGGCGGTTTCGCCGTCCACCACCAGCGCGTAGTCGATCTCGCCGCGCTCGATCATGCGGCTGGCGATGTCCATGCCGTTGATGAAGGCGAGGCAGGCGTTGGCGATGTCGAAGTTCTGGCAGGTATCGGGCAGGCCCAGGTTGCCGCTGACGATGGAGGCGGTGGACGGCTCCAGGTAGTCGCGGCTGACCGAAGTATTCACCAGCAGGCCGACCTTGTCGGGGTCGATGCCGGCATCGGCCAGCGCCTTGACGCCCGCCAGGGTGGCAGCATCCGAGGCCTGCACGTTGTCATCCCACAGGCGGCGGGCGTGCACACCGGCGATGTCGCCGAGCACGTCGACGCGGATGCCCAGCCGGTCCAGCGTGGGCCGCAGGCGCGCGTTGATCTCGTCCGACGACAACCGGCGCGGCGCGTCGATGTGGGCCAGACCGGCAATGGAGACGTGTTGGAACAGCATGGCGGGACACTCGCACGTGCGCCAAGGCGGCGCTGGAACCGCATAGGATAGCGCCTTGTCAAACCATGCGGTGGCGTACTGACGAAACTGCGGGCGGAATCACACCCGCGGCTTTCCCCGCATTCAGTTGCAGCGCCACATCGCCCAGCGCTGGCTGCCGTCCTCCGGCGGGCCCAGCGGGCTGATCCGGTTTGCGTTCAATCCAGGGGCCTCGTTGCGGGCCAGCAGCTCCAGTTCGTCGCGCACGCGGGTGTCGTCACGCTCGTAGAAGCCCACCCGGTGGGTGATGGAAACCGCCACGTCGCCGCGGCGCTCGCAACCGGCGGGAGCCGCCGACAGCACTTTCACCTGCTGCGCGCCGGGCGCCAGCTTCACGAAGGTGCAGGCCGGCAGTGCCAGCACCGTGCAGGACAGCAGGATCGCTCGCATCGCGGGCATCGGATCTCCTTGCATCGACCAGAAAAGAAAGCTCGCCAAGTGTGGCGGGCTTTCCGTGTTGCAGGATGAACGAAGCGCTTACTTCTTCGCCACCGGCTTGCCTTCGGCGTCGACCACCGTCACCTCGCCGAGGTTCAGCGCGCGCACCGCGGCTTCGGTCTTGGACAGGTCACCCACCACCACCCAGGTCAGGCCGGCCGGATCCAGCATCTTGGCGGCGGCGTTGACCTGCTCGGGGGTCATCGCCTCGATCTCGGCCTTGCGCTGGAACACGTAGTCGTCCGGACGGTTGTACAGCACGTTGCTGGCGATGGTGCTCATCACCGACGCGGCTGTCTCGTACGCACCCGGCAGGGTCAGGGTGAGCACCTTCTCCATGCCCTCCACTTCGTCCTTGCTGGCCGGGGCCTTGCCGCTGGCATAGTCGGCGATCTCGCGCTGCATTTCCGCCATCGCTTCGCCGGTCTTGTCGATCTGCACCGGTGCCGAAGCGCTCCACAGGCGCTGACCCACCGACCCGCCGGCCCCGCTGCGGGCGCCATACGACCAGTGCTTGTCCTCGCGCAGGTTCATGTTCAGGCGGGCGGTGAAGTCGCCGCCGATGATCATGTTGGCCATGTCGTACTGCACGGTCTTGGCATCGCTGCTGGGCGGCAGGGTCTGCGCCGCGACGATGTTGGCCTGCACCGCGCCCGGCTGGTCCACCAGGAACACGCGCGCCTTCTTCTGCGCGGCCACCTGCGGGATGGCGGCGGCGGCACCGGCCTGGCCTGCGGCCTTCCAGCCGCCGAAGTGCTTCTCCAGCACCGGCACGATCTCGCCGAGGGTGGTATCGCCCACCACCACCAGGGTGGCGTCCTGCGGGCGCAGGGCGCTGGCGTGCCAGCCCTGCAGGTCGGTGCGGGTCAGCCCGCCGATGGACGCCTCGGTGCCACTGCCGGTACGCGGCGCGGCGTAGGGATGGCCTTCGCCGAACACCAGGCCGGGCAGCACGCGCTGGATGATGCCGTTCGGGTTGGCCTTCTCCTGCTTGATGCCGGCGATCCACTGCCCGCGCACTCGCTCGATGTCGGCCTGCTCGAACCGCGGCTTGCGCAGCATGTCGGCGAACAGGGCCACCGACGCTTCCAGGTTCTGCTTCAGCGCCGACAGGTAGGCGCTGCTGCTGTCGAGGCCGGCGCTGGCGCCCAGGTTGGCACCCAGCGACTGCGCGCGGTCGGCGAAGGCCAGCGCATTGAGGTCGCCGGCGCCTTCGTCCAGCAGGCTCATGGTGAAGCTGGCCATGCCCGGCTTGCCGTTCGGGTCGGCCGCCTGGCCGCCGCGGAACTCGTAGCTCATCTGCACCACCGGGATGTCATGGCGCTCGGCCAGCACCACCTTGGTGCCGTTGCTGAGGGTGGCGTGCTGCTGCTGCGGGAACTTCAGGTCGGGGAAGCTGGCCGGCATCGGCACGCCGGTCTTGCGATCGACGGAGGAGGCGACGGTCTTGTACTTCGCATCCGCCTTCGGGGTCTGGAACGGGGTCGGGGTGGCCGCGGGCTCTTCCTGCAGCGCGACGCGCTTGCCCGGGTTCACCACCAGCGTGTGGCTGCCCTTGCCGGCGCCCAGCCAGGCATTGCCGGTGGCGCGCAGCGCCTCCGGCGTGGCCTCGGCCAGGGTCTTCAGGCTTTCGCGGAAGCAGCCGGGATCACCCATGAACACGGCGCATTCGGCCAGCGCATCGGCCTTGCCGCCGAAGCCGCCGATACGCTCGACGCCGCGGATCCAGCCGGCCTCGATGGCGGTGCGGTTGCGCGTCACTTCCTCGGCAGTGGGGCCTTCGGCCAGCAGCTTCTCCAGCTCCTCGTCGATGGCCGCTTCCACCTTCGCCACGTCCACGCCCTGCTTGACCGCGGCGGTGATCATGAAGGTACTGCTGAGCTGCGAGCCGTAGGCACCGGCGCTGATGTTGTCGACCAGCTTGTCCTGGTGCACCAGCCGCTTGTCCAGGCGCGACGACTTGGCGCCGCCCAGGATCTGCGCGAACAGCTGCAGGCGGTCGAGGTCCGGCGCGCCGTACTCGGCCACGTTCCACACCCGGTAGATGCGCGACTGCGGCACCTGGTCGGTCATTTCCGCGCGCGAATCGGCGCTGTGCGCGGCCACGTCCACCTTCGGCTGGGCCATCGACGGGCCGGCCGGGATGTCGCCGAAGAACTTCGTCACCTTTTCCCTGGCGGTGGCGACATCGATATCGCCGGCCAGCACCAGCACCGCGTTGTTGGGGCCGTACCAGGTCTTGAACCAGGTCTTCACGTCTTCCAGCGAAGCCGCGTTGAGATCGTTCATCGAACCAATGGTGCTGTGGTGGTACGGATGGCCCTTGGGATACATCGCCGCGCCCAGCACATCCCACACCTGGCCGTAGGGCTGGTTCTCGCCCTGCCGCTTCTCGTTCTGGACCACGCCGCGCTGCTCGTCCAGGGTCTTCTGGTCGATCGCGCCCAGCAGGTGGCCCATGCGGTCGGACTCCATCCACAGCGCGGTATCGAGCGCGGTGGTGGGCACGTTCTCGAAGTAGTTGGTGCGGTCGGAGTTGGTGGTGCCGTTCTGGTTGGTGGCGCCGATGGCCTTGAACGGGGTGAAGAACTCGCCCGGCGCGTTCTCGCTGCCGTTGAACATCAGATGCTCGAACAGGTGGGCGAAGCCGGTGCGACCCGCCGGTTCGTCCTTGCTGCCCACGTGGTACCAGACGTTGACCGCCACCACCGGCGCCTTGCGGTCGGTGTGGACCACCACGCGCAGGCCGTTGGGCAGGGTGAAGGTCTCGTAGGGAATGTCGACGGCCGGGGCGCTGGCGGCCCGTGCAGCGGGGGCGTAACCGCCGGTGGTCAA from Thermomonas sp. XSG encodes the following:
- a CDS encoding DUF4156 domain-containing protein; the encoded protein is MPAMRAILLSCTVLALPACTFVKLAPGAQQVKVLSAAPAGCERRGDVAVSITHRVGFYERDDTRVRDELELLARNEAPGLNANRISPLGPPEDGSQRWAMWRCN
- a CDS encoding pitrilysin family protein → MSVLRPAALALALATALTTGGYAPAARAASAPAVDIPYETFTLPNGLRVVVHTDRKAPVVAVNVWYHVGSKDEPAGRTGFAHLFEHLMFNGSENAPGEFFTPFKAIGATNQNGTTNSDRTNYFENVPTTALDTALWMESDRMGHLLGAIDQKTLDEQRGVVQNEKRQGENQPYGQVWDVLGAAMYPKGHPYHHSTIGSMNDLNAASLEDVKTWFKTWYGPNNAVLVLAGDIDVATAREKVTKFFGDIPAGPSMAQPKVDVAAHSADSRAEMTDQVPQSRIYRVWNVAEYGAPDLDRLQLFAQILGGAKSSRLDKRLVHQDKLVDNISAGAYGSQLSSTFMITAAVKQGVDVAKVEAAIDEELEKLLAEGPTAEEVTRNRTAIEAGWIRGVERIGGFGGKADALAECAVFMGDPGCFRESLKTLAEATPEALRATGNAWLGAGKGSHTLVVNPGKRVALQEEPAATPTPFQTPKADAKYKTVASSVDRKTGVPMPASFPDLKFPQQQHATLSNGTKVVLAERHDIPVVQMSYEFRGGQAADPNGKPGMASFTMSLLDEGAGDLNALAFADRAQSLGANLGASAGLDSSSAYLSALKQNLEASVALFADMLRKPRFEQADIERVRGQWIAGIKQEKANPNGIIQRVLPGLVFGEGHPYAAPRTGSGTEASIGGLTRTDLQGWHASALRPQDATLVVVGDTTLGEIVPVLEKHFGGWKAAGQAGAAAAIPQVAAQKKARVFLVDQPGAVQANIVAAQTLPPSSDAKTVQYDMANMIIGGDFTARLNMNLREDKHWSYGARSGAGGSVGQRLWSASAPVQIDKTGEAMAEMQREIADYASGKAPASKDEVEGMEKVLTLTLPGAYETAASVMSTIASNVLYNRPDDYVFQRKAEIEAMTPEQVNAAAKMLDPAGLTWVVVGDLSKTEAAVRALNLGEVTVVDAEGKPVAKK
- a CDS encoding 3-oxoacyl-ACP synthase III, with product MLFQHVSIAGLAHIDAPRRLSSDEINARLRPTLDRLGIRVDVLGDIAGVHARRLWDDNVQASDAATLAGVKALADAGIDPDKVGLLVNTSVSRDYLEPSTASIVSGNLGLPDTCQNFDIANACLAFINGMDIASRMIERGEIDYALVVDGETANMAYEKTLERMTRADVTEEDFRSEMATLTLGSGAAAMVLARSELAPGAPRYKGGVTRAATEWNKLCRGNLDGMITDTRMLLIEGIKLATKTFEVAKLKLGWVAGELDEFVIHQVSKVHTAAFTKAMGIDPKKVMTIFAEHGNIGPASVPIVLSKLREMGRLKKGSRVALLGIGSGLNCSMAEVEW